In Phyllostomus discolor isolate MPI-MPIP mPhyDis1 chromosome 2, mPhyDis1.pri.v3, whole genome shotgun sequence, the following are encoded in one genomic region:
- the C2H12orf29 gene encoding uncharacterized protein C12orf29 homolog isoform X1, with product MKRLGSVQRKIPCVFVTEVKEELSTKREHQPFKVLATETVSHKALDADIYSAIPTEKVDGTCCYVTTYKGQPYLWARLDRKPNKLAEKRFKNFLHSKQNSKEFFWNVEEDFKPVAECWIPAKEIEQLNGNPVPDENGHIPGWIPVERSNKQYCWHSSVVNYDFEIALVLKQHPDDPGLLEISAVPLSDLLEQTLELIGTNINGNPYGLGSKKHPLHLLIPHGAFQIRNLPTLKYKDLLSWFEGCREGKIEGIVWHCNDGCLIKVHRHHLGLCWPIPDTYLNSKPVTVNMNLDKHDYAFDTKCLFYHFSKIDHQKFSRLKDIILDV from the exons cCATTTAAAGTTTTGGCAACTGAAACTGTAAGTCACAAGGCATTAGATGCAGATATATACAGTGCAATTCCAACAGAAAAAGTGGATGGAACATGTTGTTATGTTACTACCTACAAAG gtCAGCCATATCTATGGGCTCGACTAGATAGAAAACCTAACAAACTAGctgagaaaagatttaaaaattttctacattcaaaacaaaactcaaaag aatttttttggAATGTTGAGGAAGACTTCAAACCTGTTGCGGAGTGCTGGATaccggcaaaggaaatagaacagTTGAATGGAAATCCAGTGCCTGATGAAAATGGACACATTCCTG GTTGGATACCAGTGGAAAGAAGCAACAAACAGTATTGTTGGCATTCCTCTGTAGTTAATTATGATTTTGAAATCGCCCTGGTCCTGAAGCAGCATCCTGATGATCCTGGTCTTTTGGAAATTAGTGCAGTGCCTCTGTCCGATCTGTTAGAACAGACACTGGAGCTTATAGGAACAAATATTAATGGAAACCCATATG GGTTAGGAAGCAAGAAGCATCCATTACATCTTCTTATACCACATGGAGCATTTCAAATAAGAAATTTACCAACCTTGAAGTACAAAGATCTGTTGTCCTGGTTTGAAGGTTGCAGAGAGGGTAAAATTGAAGGAATAGTGTGGCACTGCAATGATGGCTGTTTAATCAAG gtcCATCGCCATCATCTTGGTTTATGCTGGCCAATTCCAGATACTTACTTGAATTCAAAACCAGTTACTGTTAACATGAACCTGGACAAACATGACTATGCTTTTGATACTAagtgtttattttatcatttttcaaaaatagaccatcAGAAATTTAGTAGGCTCAAAGATATAATACTTGATGTATAA
- the C2H12orf29 gene encoding uncharacterized protein C12orf29 homolog isoform X2 has translation MSQPFKVLATETVSHKALDADIYSAIPTEKVDGTCCYVTTYKGQPYLWARLDRKPNKLAEKRFKNFLHSKQNSKEFFWNVEEDFKPVAECWIPAKEIEQLNGNPVPDENGHIPGWIPVERSNKQYCWHSSVVNYDFEIALVLKQHPDDPGLLEISAVPLSDLLEQTLELIGTNINGNPYGLGSKKHPLHLLIPHGAFQIRNLPTLKYKDLLSWFEGCREGKIEGIVWHCNDGCLIKVHRHHLGLCWPIPDTYLNSKPVTVNMNLDKHDYAFDTKCLFYHFSKIDHQKFSRLKDIILDV, from the exons ATGTCCCAG cCATTTAAAGTTTTGGCAACTGAAACTGTAAGTCACAAGGCATTAGATGCAGATATATACAGTGCAATTCCAACAGAAAAAGTGGATGGAACATGTTGTTATGTTACTACCTACAAAG gtCAGCCATATCTATGGGCTCGACTAGATAGAAAACCTAACAAACTAGctgagaaaagatttaaaaattttctacattcaaaacaaaactcaaaag aatttttttggAATGTTGAGGAAGACTTCAAACCTGTTGCGGAGTGCTGGATaccggcaaaggaaatagaacagTTGAATGGAAATCCAGTGCCTGATGAAAATGGACACATTCCTG GTTGGATACCAGTGGAAAGAAGCAACAAACAGTATTGTTGGCATTCCTCTGTAGTTAATTATGATTTTGAAATCGCCCTGGTCCTGAAGCAGCATCCTGATGATCCTGGTCTTTTGGAAATTAGTGCAGTGCCTCTGTCCGATCTGTTAGAACAGACACTGGAGCTTATAGGAACAAATATTAATGGAAACCCATATG GGTTAGGAAGCAAGAAGCATCCATTACATCTTCTTATACCACATGGAGCATTTCAAATAAGAAATTTACCAACCTTGAAGTACAAAGATCTGTTGTCCTGGTTTGAAGGTTGCAGAGAGGGTAAAATTGAAGGAATAGTGTGGCACTGCAATGATGGCTGTTTAATCAAG gtcCATCGCCATCATCTTGGTTTATGCTGGCCAATTCCAGATACTTACTTGAATTCAAAACCAGTTACTGTTAACATGAACCTGGACAAACATGACTATGCTTTTGATACTAagtgtttattttatcatttttcaaaaatagaccatcAGAAATTTAGTAGGCTCAAAGATATAATACTTGATGTATAA